GCCGTTCGTGATCTACCGCCTCGCGCTCGGTGCACTGCTCTTCGTACTGCTCGGCACCGGTCTGCTCGACGCCGAGGGGGGCGCCGTCGCCGCTCAGGCCATCGATCCCTCGACGACGGGAGCGCTCCGATGAGAACCTGGACGCCGCCCGAACTGCCCGAGCTGCCCGGCACGGGCCTCACCCCGAAGCTGTTCAACACCGCGACGGAGCGCTTCGAGTACCCCGCGATCTCCGAGGGGCGCGCCCTCCTCTACGTCTGCGGCATCACCCCCTACGACGCCACGCACCTCGGCCACGCGTTCACATACCTCGCGTTCGACATCATGCAGCGAGCGTGGCGCGACGCCGGCATCGAGACCACCTACGCGCAGAACATCACCGATGTCGACGATCCGCTGCTCGAGCGGGCCGAAGCCACCGGCGTCGACTGGCGCGCCCTGGCGGACGAACAGATCGGGCTGTTCCGATCCGACATGTACCGCATGGGGATGATCCCGCCCGAGCACTACATCGCCGTGACCGAGCAGATCGATGAGATCGCCGCCGCCGTGCGCGAACTCTCCGAGCGCGGCCTCGCCTACTCGGTGCCGACGCCCGACGCCGACGGCGACGACATCTACTTCGACACCGACGCCGCCGAGCGCGAGTCGCAGTGGCGACTCGGCGACGTCGCGCCCTACGATCACGGCACGATGCTGCGGTTCAGCGCCGAGCGCGGCGGCGACCCGCAGCGCCCGGGCAAGCGCAACCCGCTCGACCCGCTGCTGTGGCGCGCCGCACGTGCGGGCGAGCCGAGCTGGGAGAGCGCGGTGGGCGAGGGGCGCCCCGGCTGGCACATCGAGTGCTCGGTGATCGCGACCGGCGCCCTCGGCGGTGCCTTCACGGTGCAGGGCGGCGGGACCGACCTCGTCTTCCCGCATCACGAGTTCACCGCGGCGCACGCGACGGCGATCTCGGGCACGCCGCTCGCGCACGCCTACTGCCATGCCGGGCTGGTCTCCTACCAGGGGCACAAGATGTCGAAGTCGCGCGGCAACCTCGTCTTCGTGTCGAAACTGCTCGACGGCACGCACGGCGCGTGCGCCGGCATTCCCGCCGACCCCTCCGCGATCCGCCTCGGGCTGCTCGCCCACCACTACCGCTCGGAGTGGGAGTGGCACGACTCCGATCTCGAGACCGCGAACCGCAGGCTCGAGGGGTGGCGCGAGGGGCTGCGTCGCGGCAGCTCGGACCCGGCGTCATCGGCCGCGGTGCTGCAGCAGCTGCGCGCCGCGCTCGCGAACGACCTCGACACGCCGGTGATGCTCGCCACCCTCGACGCCGCCCTCGACCGCGGGGTCGACGATCCCGAACTCGTGGCGGACGCCGTCCAGGCGCTGCTCGGCGTCAAGCTGTAGCGAGGAGAGCCGAGCCCGCTCGAGCCGAGGGTCAGCTCTTCCCCGACTCCGGGGGCGTCTCAGACGAACCGTCGTCGCCGGGATCGCCGTCGCCTGAATCAGGCTGCCCGGAGGTGTCGGGTCCAGGCTGCCCTGCTGTGTCGGGTCCAGGCTGCCCGGCGGTGTCGGGTCCAGGCTGCCCTGCTGTGTCGGATCCAGGCTGCCCTGCTGTGTCGGATCCAGCCCGCTCGGCTGCGTCGGATCCACTCCGCCCGGCTGCGTCAGCCTCAGCCCGCCCGTCAGCTCCGGCCCGCCCGTCAGCTCCGGCCCGTCCGTCAGTGTCGTCCCGGGGGCGCAGATCCGCGCCGCCCGTTCCGCCCTCGAGGAACTTCTCGAACTCGAGGGCGATCGCGTCTCCGGTGGCCTCGGCGGCCAGCGCCTCGTCGCGCGATTCCTCGAGGCCGCGGATGTAGCGGGACATGTCCTCGTCTGCGGCGGCGATGCGGTTGATGTTCGCCTCCCACTCGTTGGCCTGCACCAGCAGATCGCCGCGCGGAATCACGATGTCGAGCAGCTCCTCGAGCTTGTCGAGCAGGGCGAGCGTCGCCTTGGGGGACGGCGTGCTGTGCACGTAGTGCGGCACCTGCGCCCAGAGGGAGATCGCGGCTATGCCGGCCTGGGCGAGCGCGAGGTCGACGACGGTGGCGATGCCCGCCGGCCCCTCGTAGCTGCTGCGCACGGCGCCCGTCTCGGCGCGGCGCTCGGCGCTCTCGGTCGAGACGGAGACGGCGATGGGCCTGGAGTGCGGGGCATCCGAGAACATCGAGCCGAGGATGATGACGGTATCGATGCTCCAGACGTCCACCAGCTCGACGATCTCGTCGGCGAAGTTCTGCCAGTCGCGCGCGGGTTCGACGCCCGCGAGCAGGAAGAGGTCGGTGACGGGGGTGCCGTCGATGCGGCGCAGCGTCTCCTCGCCGGGGCGGGGAGGCGGCGGCTGCTCGCCCGGGCGCTGCACCGTGCCGTAGAGGCGGGTGTCGGGCCACTCGAGCACGCGGTTGCCCTCGGAGTCGAAGAGCAGCTTCGGGCGGTGCACCTGGAAGTCGACGTACCCCTCCGAGCTGATGACGTGCAGCACCTCGGCATCGATGAGCCCGCCGAGATGCTGCAGCACCTCGGTGGTGGCGTCGCCCGCATCGCTCCAGCCCTGGAAAGCGACGATGAGCACGCGGGGCTGCGGGAAGGCGGTCTCAGACATGCCTTCCAGGATATCCGGCGCTCAGCGGGGAGAGTGCCGGGCGCGGCTAGACTTGACCGGATGAGCGCTCCTATCGGAAAAGAAGCACCCGCTGCCGTGCTGTGGGACATGGACGGCACCGTCATCGATTCGGAGCCGCTGTGGCTCGAGGCGGAGCTCGCGATGCTCGCTCGGTACGGCATCGAGCTGACCGCGGAGGTGCGGGATCGCCTGATCGGTTCGGGACTGCGCCGCGCCGCGGGGGTCTTCCAGGAGCTGGGTGTGCCGATGGGCGTCGACGAGATCATCGCCGAGTGGGAGGCCGGTGTGATCGCGGGCCTGCGCGAGGCGGGGCCGCAGTGGCGCCCCGGGGCGGTCGAGCTGCTCGAATCGCTCGCGGCCGCGGGGATCCCCTGCGGGCTGGTGACGATGGCCGTGCGCTCCATCGCCGACGCCGTGGTCTCGATGCTTCCCGAGGGTGTCTTCCGGGGCATCGTCGCGGGAGACGAGGTGGCTCGGGAGAAACCGGATCCGGACCCTTACCTGCGCGGTGCAGCCATGCTCGGCGTGCCCATCGAGCGCTGCCTCGCGATCGAGGACTCGTTCACCGGCCTCGCGGCGGCCCACGCCTCCGGTGCGGTCGCCATCGGCGTGCCCAACCTGCTCGACCTGGGGGGTGCGACGGCGCACGAGATCTGGCCGACGCTGGCCGGGATCGACGCGGATAGACTTTCCGAGCGCTTCCGCGCCCTGCGGAACGAGAACGGAGCGGACACGAGTGTTGCGGGCGGAGCAGAGATGAGTGCGGCAGACGGTGCGGAGACGAGCAGCGCAGAACCCGGGCCCGCGGCGCGCGGCCCTCTGGGCTACGGCGACCGCGTGCAGCTCACCGGCCCCAAGGGCCGCCTCAACACCATCACCCTCATCCCCGGGGGCGAGTTCCACAGCCACCGGGGCATGATCCGGCACGAGGAGATCGTGGGTCTCCCCGACGCGTCGGTCGTCGTGAACAGCAGCGGCGAGGAGTACCTCGCGCTGCGTCCGCTGCTCTCCGACTTCGTGATGTCGATGCCGCGGGGCGCGGCGATCGTCTATCCGAAGGACGCGGCGCAGATCCTGTCCCTCGCAGACATCTTCCCCGGCGCGCGCGTGGTGGAGGCCGGTGTCGGCTCGGGCGCGCTGTCGCTGCATCTGCTGCGGGGGATCGGCCGGGAGGGCCGCCTGTTCTCATTCGAGCGGCGCGAGGAGTTCGCCGATGTCGCGCGCGGCAACGTCGCGGCATTCTCGGGCGGCGCCCCCGAGAACTGGACGGTCACGGTCGGCGACCTGCAGGAGACGCTGCCGTCGACCTGCGAGGACGGCAGCGTCGATCGTGTCGTGCTCGACATGCTCGCCCCGTGGGAGTGCGTCGACGTCGCCGCCGGCGCGCTCGCGCCCGGCGGTGTGCTCATCTGCTACGTCGCCACGGTGACCCAGCTCTCGCGCACCGCCGAGCAGATTCGCCGCAGCGGCCTCTTCACGCATCCCCAGTCGTCGGAGACCATGGTTCGCGGCTGGCACGTCGAGGGGCTCGCGGTGCGACCCGACCATCGCATGGTGGCGCACACCGGATTCCTCATCACCGCGCGCAGGCTCGCACCGGGCGCCAGGCTGCCCGAGCTCAAGCGCCGCGCCTCGAAGAGCGAGTTCACGGACGAGGATCTCGCCAGCTGGCTGCCCGACATGGGCGATCAGGGCGACCCGAACGCGTGGACACCCGAGGCGGTCGGCGAGCGCAGCAAGAGCGATAAGGTGCTGCGCAAGAAGGCGCGCGAGGCCCAGCAGTTCGCTCGCGAGCGCGGTGCCGAGGCCGAGTAGGCCGTCTTGCTCCGCAACCCCCGCCCTTCGGCGAGCGTCGAGCACGAAGCGCGATAGGATAGCGGGGTTCAGTTCGGCCCGCGCGGGCCAGAATCGGCTTCTCCGAGAGGTGCACATGCTTCGTCGACTCGTTCCCGCCACCGCAGCAGCAGCGCTGCTCCTCGTCGGGGTCACAGGCTGCGGCGCGCAGCAGGCCGCGGCGGCGGACTGCGAGCCGGCTCTCCAGCCCGGTGCGCTGAGCGACACCGTGCGGGTGACCGGAAGCTTCGGGG
This DNA window, taken from Leucobacter tenebrionis, encodes the following:
- the mshC gene encoding cysteine--1-D-myo-inosityl 2-amino-2-deoxy-alpha-D-glucopyranoside ligase, with protein sequence MRTWTPPELPELPGTGLTPKLFNTATERFEYPAISEGRALLYVCGITPYDATHLGHAFTYLAFDIMQRAWRDAGIETTYAQNITDVDDPLLERAEATGVDWRALADEQIGLFRSDMYRMGMIPPEHYIAVTEQIDEIAAAVRELSERGLAYSVPTPDADGDDIYFDTDAAERESQWRLGDVAPYDHGTMLRFSAERGGDPQRPGKRNPLDPLLWRAARAGEPSWESAVGEGRPGWHIECSVIATGALGGAFTVQGGGTDLVFPHHEFTAAHATAISGTPLAHAYCHAGLVSYQGHKMSKSRGNLVFVSKLLDGTHGACAGIPADPSAIRLGLLAHHYRSEWEWHDSDLETANRRLEGWREGLRRGSSDPASSAAVLQQLRAALANDLDTPVMLATLDAALDRGVDDPELVADAVQALLGVKL
- a CDS encoding PAC2 family protein translates to MSETAFPQPRVLIVAFQGWSDAGDATTEVLQHLGGLIDAEVLHVISSEGYVDFQVHRPKLLFDSEGNRVLEWPDTRLYGTVQRPGEQPPPPRPGEETLRRIDGTPVTDLFLLAGVEPARDWQNFADEIVELVDVWSIDTVIILGSMFSDAPHSRPIAVSVSTESAERRAETGAVRSSYEGPAGIATVVDLALAQAGIAAISLWAQVPHYVHSTPSPKATLALLDKLEELLDIVIPRGDLLVQANEWEANINRIAAADEDMSRYIRGLEESRDEALAAEATGDAIALEFEKFLEGGTGGADLRPRDDTDGRAGADGRAGADGRAEADAAGRSGSDAAERAGSDTAGQPGSDTAGQPGPDTAGQPGPDTAGQPGPDTSGQPDSGDGDPGDDGSSETPPESGKS
- a CDS encoding tRNA (adenine-N1)-methyltransferase — protein: MSAADGAETSSAEPGPAARGPLGYGDRVQLTGPKGRLNTITLIPGGEFHSHRGMIRHEEIVGLPDASVVVNSSGEEYLALRPLLSDFVMSMPRGAAIVYPKDAAQILSLADIFPGARVVEAGVGSGALSLHLLRGIGREGRLFSFERREEFADVARGNVAAFSGGAPENWTVTVGDLQETLPSTCEDGSVDRVVLDMLAPWECVDVAAGALAPGGVLICYVATVTQLSRTAEQIRRSGLFTHPQSSETMVRGWHVEGLAVRPDHRMVAHTGFLITARRLAPGARLPELKRRASKSEFTDEDLASWLPDMGDQGDPNAWTPEAVGERSKSDKVLRKKAREAQQFARERGAEAE